The Triticum dicoccoides isolate Atlit2015 ecotype Zavitan chromosome 6A, WEW_v2.0, whole genome shotgun sequence genome has a window encoding:
- the LOC119314953 gene encoding agamous-like MADS-box protein AGL80 — protein sequence MARKKVALRYIRNNSARRNALKKHTKILMKKAGEVAAMPDAKACVVVYGEGMAVPEVFPSHGEAVAILNQFKRMQEAARLKKTMDQESILRERIVQLQEQVQKARREEQDQHTKILLYKALKSGHFPDNIEELTALGSKVDSILKSLSECTTKMSGQPPVDQAQVPYVTNGRGMGPPIMYQAPPQQQEGCLNTMRFERAPTTVIYDGDNTCGYDGNNDVFSRGHMNM from the coding sequence ATGGCTCGCAAGAAGGTGGCCCTTCGGTACATCCGCAATAACTCGGCGCGGCGCAATGCCTTGAAGAAGCACACTAAGATCCTGATGAAGAAGGCAGGCGAGGTGGCCGCCATGCCCGATGCTAAGGCATGTGTGGTCGTGTATGGCGAGGGCATGGCGGTGCCAGAGGTGTTCCCATCCCATGGCGAGGCAGTGGCTATCCTGAATCAGTTCAAGAGAATGCAAGAGGCGGCACGGCTAAAGAAGACGATGGACCAAGAGAGCATCCTCCGTGAGCGTATCGTACAGCTCCAAGAGCAGGTCCAGAAGGCTAGACGCGAGGAGCAGGACCAGCACACCAAGATTCTCCTGTATAAGGCCTTAAAAAGTGGCCACTTCCCAGACAACATCGAGGAGCTCACAGCCCTGGGCTCGAAGGTGGACTCTATACTCAAGAGCCTGAGTGAATGCACCACAAAAATGAGTGGGCAGCCACCAGTCGACCAAGCCCAGGTACCATACGTCACCAATGGCAGGGGCATGGGGCCTCCAATTATGTATCAGGCACCACCACAGCAACAGGAGGGTTGTCTTAACACTATGAGGTTCGAAAGGGCCCCTACCACCGTGATCTACGATGGTGACAATACTTGTGGCTATGACGGCAACAACGATGTCTTCTCTCGTGGCCACATGAATATGTAA
- the LOC119314951 gene encoding agamous-like MADS-box protein AGL80: MARKKVALRYIRNNSARRNALKKHTKILMKKAGEVAAMPDAKACVVVYGEGMAVPEVFPSHGEAVAILNQFKSMQEAARLKKTMDQESILRERIVQLQEQVQKARREEQDQHTKILLYKALKSGHFPDNIEELTALGSKVDSILKSLSECTTKMSGQPPVDQAQVPYVTNGRGMGPPIMYQAPPQQQEGCLNTMRFERAPTTVIYDGDNTCGYDGNNDVFSRGHMNM, from the coding sequence ATGGCTCGCAAGAAGGTGGCCCTTCGGTACATCCGCAATAACTCGGCGCGGCGCAATGCCTTGAAGAAGCACACTAAGATCCTGATGAAGAAGGCAGGCGAGGTGGCCGCCATGCCCGATGCTAAGGCATGTGTGGTCGTGTATGGCGAGGGCATGGCGGTGCCAGAGGTGTTCCCATCCCATGGCGAGGCAGTGGCTATCCTGAATCAGTTCAAGAGCATGCAAGAGGCGGCACGGCTAAAGAAGACGATGGACCAAGAGAGCATCCTCCGTGAGCGTATCGTACAGCTCCAAGAGCAGGTCCAGAAGGCTAGACGCGAGGAGCAGGACCAGCACACCAAGATTCTCCTGTATAAGGCCTTAAAAAGTGGCCACTTCCCAGACAACATCGAGGAGCTCACAGCCCTGGGCTCGAAGGTGGACTCTATCCTCAAGAGCCTGAGTGAATGCACCACAAAAATGAGTGGGCAGCCACCAGTCGACCAAGCCCAGGTACCATACGTCACCAATGGCAGGGGCATGGGGCCTCCAATTATGTATCAGGCACCACCACAGCAACAGGAGGGTTGTCTTAACACTATGAGGTTCGAAAGGGCCCCTACCACCGTGATCTACGATGGTGACAATACTTGTGGCTATGACGGCAACAACGATGTCTTCTCTCGTGGCCACATGAATATGTAA
- the LOC119319300 gene encoding dihydrolipoyllysine-residue acetyltransferase component 3 of pyruvate dehydrogenase complex, mitochondrial-like encodes MNDFIRQYHNVNINVAVQTEHGLFVPVVRDADKKGLGTIGEEVKQLAQRARDNSLKPQDYEGGTFTVSNLGGPFGIKQFCAIINPPQSAILAIGSAEKRVIPGSADGQYEFGSYMSVTMSCDHRVIDGAIGAEFLKAFKGYIENPTTMLL; translated from the exons ATGAATGATTTTATTCGCCA ATACCACAATGTGAACATAAATGTAGCTGTACAAACTGAGCATGGATTGTTTGTTCCAGTAGTTAGG GATGCAGACAAGAAGGGACTTGGTACAATCGGTGAGGAGGTGAAGCAGTTGGCTCAAAGAGCAAGGGATAACAGCTTAAAACCACAAGATTACGAG GGTGGCACGTTCACAGTATCAAACTTGGGAGGTCCTTTTGGAATTAAACAGTTCTGTGCTATTATAAATCCTCCTCAGTCAGCAATTTTGGCCATTGGTTCTG CTGAGAAGAGGGTGATACCAGGCAGCGCGGATGGTCAGTACGAGTTTGGTTCCTACATGTCAGTAACAATGAGCTGCGATCACAGGGTTATTGATG GTGCAATTGGGGCGGAATTCCTGAAAGCGTTCAAGGGCTACATCGAGAACCCGACCACAATGTTGCTGTAA